A stretch of DNA from Leopardus geoffroyi isolate Oge1 chromosome B3, O.geoffroyi_Oge1_pat1.0, whole genome shotgun sequence:
TGCCGCAGCAGGTGGCCAATGCAGGAGGCGtgcgttttgtttttaaatgaattgaaacaaaaacaaaaagaacaaaacccattagaaaataaaacaagaaagactCAATACGAAAAATCATAACAAATAGGATTGGTTTCTCAGTAAATCATGTTACACCCTGAATACAACCACAGAAGGCCGTCTCCTGGGTAGGTAATAGAATAGCTTTCCTTTCTATAGCTATATTTTAATTCCACTGAAGTAGTCAGCCATCTGCAATTCTCAACAGTGGAAAAAATTCCCAAGGGCAGTGTTTTGGAAGAACAATTTGTGACTCTGTAATCCTTATCTGGCTCCGCCTTCAAGCCACTGACTTCCTGACCAAACCAGACCACTGGGATGTCGGTTTCTTAGTGTCCTGTGAGCTACTCCTTTGGTCTTCTCACTAAGCTACCCTGTTACTGGCCCACGAGGTTTGAAAAGCGAGGACAGCCACACGTTTATGGTGGGGCTCTTGCCAAGTCTGCAATTTAGTTTTTGTAGTGATGAAGGTTTCACACTTTGCTGCACTTTGGCAGACTGTTTTACAACCACCTgtcattctctcttctccactaGCTTGGATGCCTTCGCCAGCCCCTTCTGCCTTTCTTGTATATTCTATgcattctcctttctttccttttcatagcTGACCCTTCACGAGCCTCAGAGTTCAACATTTAGGATTTCCGTGAGACAAAGGCAGGTGTTACTAGAACAAAAACCTAAATATCTTAGGGGAGAAAGGCTTGAACATAATCTCAAAAAACAATGTCCTattacccccacccccctttcagAATATAGAGCATTTACCAAGATATTAAGGACTTAAAACCACAAGGACCCAACTGTTACATTGAATTCACACTTGAAGACGAGTTGTGTCTAAAAACGAATCCATGCCACTCTGACAATTAGGAGGCATCAATAAGCAGAGAATACACTAAGTCATTCTCACCTAACGACAACAAATAAACCTGCCCCACTTCTGCACAGTGTGAAGGAAAGCTGGATGGCATCTGCCCTTACAAAGAGACGTGCCTCATCTGGTGGCTAACAGTCATCTGGAGAGCAGAGGACTCAGGTCCAAGAGTTTAAGAGCCACAGAATGGAAACCCCAAAGGACAGGCAGGAAGAATGTGCAAGAGCAAAGAAGTATATCCAGGAGGATGCACTGGGATTGGCGAAGTGTTCCGCCAGGTCAGTTTTCAACCATAAggactaaattaaaaacaaaacttaagatCTTACCTTCTAAGTCATCAATGCTTTTCTCCAATTTAGTTACTGACCTCTCCGCAAACTCAGCCCGAGTCTCAGCCTGTAACGATTCCATTTATTTTAGTCAAAATCGGGAGGTTTTACATTTCTAGGAGCTACAAATACAGGGAAAACTAGAGAATCAAAATCAAGCACAGCACCCATAAAACGGGTCTGAACACTTCAGTCAGTCGCTAGCACAGCGCACTAACTCCAACACCACCTTTGAATATTCCTGACTTGGATCACCATACTTTTGAAATGAAGAAGCCCTGACCAGCTTTATACAAATGGACTCATTTAAAATCCAGTTGGCTTCATCTAAAACACTCATAGTATTACCTCCTTCAGCTTGTCAGAAAGGACCTTGATCTCTTCCTCATATTTGTCTTCCTTCTGCGAGTACTGTAATTAGAAAGAGCGTTCCAGATGTCAGGCTACAGCTCACTCTATACTCAGGTCTTCTAATACAAAGAAAGCACCAGCCCAGCCAACAGATGTTGAGGATCCCTTAGGAGGTAACGGAGCCTCTGGTATCAAATGGCACACTACAATACATTCTCTGTTTTCTTGCCTATTGTTTTACATGGGATAAGAACAAGATAACTTAGCCATGTGGCACTTGGTTTAAATTGAATTGTTATAGACGAGTCACATACTCAACATAAAAGATGTTctctattaaaaaagagaatctgTTATCCAATAACCATCAGGAAATCACCtcaaaatcatgccatttgctaAACAATATGATTTCGTCAGCAGGGCCTCAGAAGAGACAAAGGATGGGTCTTTCGAGCAGCTCTTAAAAGATGCTTCTCCCCCACACCATGCTCCTGGCCTACCTTCTCAGCCTGAGCCTCCAGTGACTTCAAGTTGTTCGTCACAGTTTTCAATTCTTCTTCAAGCTCGGCACATTTGCTAATGTTTTCGATCAGAGGCAGAAAGGGTGGGAGACAAGcccaaggaaggaggagagaaaaaggagagggatgggaaaaaatgaaaaccgAGTCCCAGAGAACAAAGGGCTGCCTTAAAGTAGCCAAATCATCAGGTATTAAGGAACTCAATTGTGCCGAGGACACTGCCTCCTTAAATTTGCACCAGCAAAAAGGCAGGGTGACAAAAATCCAGTAATTTTGGAGTATGCTAATTTGGCTTCTTTTTGGCTGCACCAAAGAGCATTTTGAAGGAAAATCAAAGGAGTTTAAAGGACCCAAAGAAAGCACTTAAAGCAAGACAGAAGACAGCAGAGGGTGTCGTTATACCGAACGAACCAGTAGACACTGGAAGCTGAAAGGCGTCTGGGTTGCAGTTAAACCTAAAACCACACATGAGCCATCAGTACCTTATCCTCTGCAGCCATTAATGCTTTCAAGGTCTGATCCATTATTCTTAATTGTTCTTCCAGCTGTCGAACTTGGCTGTTAGTGGACACAGGAAATGCACAAGGCCATTCTCAAAATCAGTGTGCAGGTAAGGCATGCAGTGATACACGCATTCATACAGACACCCCACACAAGTCCTCCGTGTTCCGTACTCGCAGCTCATCCATGTCAGATGAGCACAGGAGGAGCCCGGAGCTGAAACAGGTCAATGTGCAGCTGCCAGAAGGTCATGCTGTTTAGTCACTGCTCTGTAGCACCCCACACACAGCAGACCGGCACCAGGCCCGCTTACCTTTCTGAGAGCTCAGCCCGCTCCTCCGCACGTTCCAGGTCACTCTCAATGATGACCAGCTTACGGGCCACCTGTAGCAGgacaaacacaacacacacacacacacacataccatggGGCCAGCAAGCTTTGAGTATGGGGGCAGGACACAGAGGTGGGTACTGGCCCCACCGGCCCCTACAAGTTCTTATCGACAAATGAGATGACCCTCTTTCCCGTGGATGGGAGAGAAGCAACTCGCTACCCGGAGGGCCAGGGCAGAGCAGACCAGAGGCTTCTGCTCACAAAGACTCAGAGTCTCTCGTTTGGGGGAGGCAGTCTGATTTTAAGTCTGACTCAGGTGAAGTCCATTTAATTACAGGGCAGCCAGCCCAAgtgtggaggaagggggagagaggaaattcACCATCTTGAAAATAGCAGAATGGTGAGACAAGATGCATCCAGCAAGGTGGGGGCTGCCAAAAACCACTGAAAATAATCCTGAGAACTCTATCAATTTAGAGCTCTGTACCTCAACCTCCTCTTTGTGGAGGAGGTTAAAAATGACAACAGGATACCAAGAGAAGCTAACTTGAGATGAGCTGGTAAGATGACTAATGGAGTCAACTCTGTATTTAGCAGAGGAAAGGACCTGAGAGCTTCAAAGGGATCCTTTGAAGCATTTCAAAAGTAGCAGGCATAGTGTAACCTggaagtaataatagtaataacgaTGGTGgtaaataacaataatagaaaaaaggaGTGTCAATGCCATTTCAAGACAGCCGTGACACATTAAGATAAAACTAAAGCAACAGTCATGTTAGCTCTGTTATCACAGGAAGTTGTTCTCATGGAGACATGACCAGAAGCTGATTCACCTGTGAGCCTATCTTGATAACAGGATTCTACCACCTTGACAAGAGAGGACACATTGAAAAGGGCCTCTTGAATCTACGCGGACTTTAGTGCATGGACTGTGTCCCTATGCTGCCTGAACTGGATCATGTTAGGTGAATCACACCAGGAAGAGCCGCCTGCACGGTGACAGTACGAGAGGTTCTTTCCACAAGTGAGGCCCAACTCTCCTCTCTCCTGGCCAAAGGTCTTTTGTCCTTGTCTGGGGGCTGCACAGCTGGGATATCACAGGGGAAGCTTTGGTCTTTCTCAGCGCTACGGCCTGGCTTCATGATAAAGACTGGGATGCCTTAGCAGGATCAAATAAGAACTGTTTTCTGGAGACAAAGGGAATCTGCTTCTCAAAACCACCCATTTCCACCAAGGAAGCAGATCGTTTCACTGAAGAACGCAAGGCTGTAAGCACTGCTTCCTGGCCCCCACCAAGGCCAATGCAGGGGAGTCTGTGAGGCTTTGGGCCCCAAGATCTGACCTCTTCATACTTGCGGTCGGCATCTTCAGCAATGTGCTTGGCCTCTTTCAGTTGGATCTCctgaatttccattttctcctcatccttTTGGGCTCGACTTTCAATGACTTTCATGCCTCTGAAAAGGAAGACAAGCAGAAGACCCAAGGTTTAGAGGAGACCTCCGTGAACCCACACTGCGCTGCACTGGTCCGTGAGGCTTGGTGTAACCGGCAGACCAAAAGAGAGCACAGGgctgcttttattttccaaaccACGAAGCAAGAGTTTCCAgagctgaaggaagaaaaagacatacaCTTCTCTGTTTATTGTGAACGAAAGCTCACACTTTCGATACTGGTGAAGCTATCCAGGGAGCTAATGTCAAATGAAAGGTACCACGTCAGGATCCTGCTTGAAACTGGGAGGCATGGAAACAGGAAAAGCCAACATGCTTTACTTGCTATATAAATAATGAGATTTCTTCCTAGttagaacaaaaacaaatctgtCTTCGCGTACTTCTTCCTACAAAGAAGGAAGCTGTTCTCACCCCATCAGTCACAAACGTAAACATTAGACCGAACCATGTGACGCTGCGGACACTTGACTATGTCAGACCTACAAAAATGACAACTTCATATGGGTCAACCTAATACTTTAGATGAAAAACTGTGAGTTTTGCCTTTAAGAGAATTCTTACATAATAGAGGTGTTGACAGAGAGATTGATGCCATCGTCTGTGCTGTCTCTGGATCTCATGGTGTTAAGTTTTCGAAAATGTAAATTGTTGTGGGATGTATTACAGTTTTATGGaataagtcattttaaaatgggattcattaaaaaaataaaaataaaataaaataaaataaaatgggattcGTTTACCAAAATCTAAGTAGGCAGTTCAGATGATGAAGTACTACAGTATGTATCAGAAGACTAAAATTCTTGGCTTGTCTATAAATTCGCCGGGAGACTTTGGGCAGGCCACATCAACTTCTGAGCCCTCgtcttctcatttgtaaaaagagGGGAGTGGGGTAAGTGATCTCTGAATTCCTTTTTTCCCTACAAAGTCTAACATTGCCAGATTGCCTTTTACGTTTACTGGCAAGTATATTTTAGGAAGAATCAGCCACAAAACCACTGGCATGTGTGCACGGTAAAAGATGATGAGTCATCTTAAGGAATTCCAAAACTCTTGGTTAGGGAAGAAACAATAAGCAGCAGTGAATAAGGAGCTGGAAACTTCAACTTAAATGCTTCTTTAATCTTCAAGGCTGAAATCACTCTTTACCCATGGTGGCAGGGTGCTCACTTCTATCGGAATGAGTGGACAGAAACTCACTTCTATcggagaaggagaaatggaaagaatgacGGATTGCCTTCACCTGCCCAGGCCACAGCACCGATGCACACTCCCAGTGTTCTGAGCCACCACATTACTCTGTCATGCTTCCAAGCAGGAGAACTCTCCAGTTCAGTCTTTCCTGGAACGCTTCTATGCAATATGAATACATTAACTTGAGCAGCTGAACAACTTCTAGAATACACGGAGTTGTGCTGGGCTATATGGCCATGGTATTCCTTTACTACCACAAAACTGAATCTTGGAGTAATAATCAGGTGGAGCCAGGTTACAGGGAGTGGGTTCTGAATACACGAGTATCCGACTATATTTACATGTGCACCAGTATCTTACCAACATTACTAAGTCCAAAACAATTTACTTTTGCAgataatatttctgttttatctgTGCTTCCTCTTCCACCAATTTGCTGGGTTACCTGACAACTGATAGTCCATGGTTCATTTATCTGGGCCCAGTCTCCTTGGcgtattttaaataaagtttatcttTTGGAAATGTCTAACTGCTCTGCGGTCAGCAAGAATGAAAGAACCAATAGGCATCCCTAGAATTTCTCATTTAAAGGTCCATCTCCCTCTCTGGACGATGAGCTCTATGAAGGCAGGAATAGGagctctttcttctttgtaacCTTGGGATTTCAAACGGTGCTTTGTACACAGGGGCTCCACTTACGTTAAAGGAACAAACCTAGTAAAGTTATACCTGGGATCAACTGAGGAGACGATCCCACCAAGGCACTGTAAAATTGTGAAGCCCCAAAGATCAGAGAAGCCCTCCTGTTCCACCTGGAGGAGAAGCCTGTGCAGAAAGGTGGGCTGGGAGAGGCACCCTCACCTCTCACTCTCATCTGCTGCCTTCTcggcctcctccagcttctgcaaAGCTGTTGCCAGTCGCTCCTGGGCACGATCCAACTCTTCCTCAACCAGCTGGATGCGTCTGTTCAGAGAAGCTACATCGGCTTCAGCCTAGGCAGAGACAGTGAAAGGCATTTCAGActgggagagaaagtgagggcACTGCCTACAGGAAGTGGCTGAGTCAGAAACACCGATTTCTGACAGGAAGCCTGGCCGTGTGGTGAGCTACCTCTAAGTGCATTACACACCCTGGTCAAGTCCAGAGTTCTCGAAGACACTGCTACATTGATTTATATAGTGAACGTCCACACTCGCGTGTGTTATGTCCACACGCACCATTCTCAGTGGAGAGAGGGACTGTTACCAAGTGCTCTTTCACTTGGTTCCTTTCTTCCACAGAACTCCACAGTGGGTCCCCCTGACTGCTAAAGGGGCGCTTCATTATGGCCACCTCACTCACGGGGGCTCAAGCACTGGGCAGAGACAAGACCTACCCAGGCTCCGCCACATAGGACAAGAGCAGTCCAGCCGGAAACCAGACTCAGGAGTCTGCATTCTCCTTCCTCCTGGCTACTTTCTCAAAGGAGTCTTAAAAGGaactaaagtatttaaaaagtcagCCGTTCTAAAATATATGCCATACAGACAcaaccgcccctcccccactcccatttcAGTAACCCCTTTAGGAGAACTCGGTCATATGCTGGAACAGGGCCAAGACAAATTTCCCAAGTGTTCTTGAGATAAGCTTACTGGCATTTCTTGCAAGGTTGTTACAAGAAAAGTTTCAAACTCCTTAGGAGAAAGCGGTAcagatactatttttatttagtatCTGTATCTAAATTAAGATGTTACTTTTCGGGGGATGCAATGATTAGCTGCTATCATAAGCACTTTTTACTGTGAGCCTCAGAACACTTGCAAGTCTATGATGATCCATTACATACACTTGCACTGGTGTTTGTTTCAATATTACGCCTGGAAGTCAAAGAGAGAACTTACTAATCAGGtaccatttcctcatctgcagccACTGTGAATGTGTGCTTATCATGGGGTGAGAAGGTTTTCAGGACACCACTTTAGAGTTTTCTAAAAATTACCATACATACTTAAGGCATGCCAGTTCTATCCATATTTCTGTGTGCTTTACTCAGTTGGAAGCTTCCTACATGTAAGGAATCATAGTTCTCTGCACAGAAAGAATATGGGCTCAGTAAATGTctactgaataaaataaataagactgacGTAATTTAAACAAAAGCAACTTTCTTAGCTCATGGACTCCTGATGTACACAGTCTAAAAGGCACATGTAGTGAGAGACTGTGATTATGGCCTTGAATGAAATGAATACGAGAATGTTCAGCTCTTTGCTCCTCTggatttgtaaaattttaaatgccaagtTTTGTCTGGGAAAGAGAAGTTATTAGGGCATCTCCAACCACGGTGAAGGACtctttataaaaaattcaaatacactTTTATCTCGACAAAAATTAACTATGTAGTAGTAACAGGCTAACGGAGACAGGGAATAGGAGAAATGGGAAATGGCTCTGAGGAGGACAATTTGCATCCATATAGGCCCACAAAGTAAATCCTTAGGGGTGCACAGCTAGTAATGGGTTCTGCTAAGTCTGACCGGCCAATGagtatgttttttttctagagGAGGAGTGAGAGTAATAGGGACAATGCATTTCTTACATAAAAGGAACTGTCGTTCTAGccctatttcttaaaaattggaAGGAACTATATATTAAGGTCAGGTCAGCTTTGTTcgttttgtattttccatttctaacacAATTCTATTCCTTTTATGAATGGggcatggtggtgggggggttgTCAGGAAACAAGCAACTCCgaaagctgaaaacaaaaacgaagagcaaaaacaaaaataccttagTAGAATGTCTAGGTCATACACTTGAAAGTATTCCTCACCTTTCGTTATTATTTTGAACATGAAGGCAAGTATCTTCGTTACAGGTGCTATGGCCAGAGAAATGTCAACAcgattttcaaaatgttttcttgtagCCACCACACTATAAGGTTCTGCTCTGTGTTTCACCTGGGCCCCAACCCTGAGGACTTTGTACTCACAGAAAGAACAGGGTTTATGCTCTGGGGAAAGGACCTGCCGGGTGGCAGGGCAGTCTAGGTCCCCAGCTTGTCATGTGGCCAGGGCATGGAGAGTAAGGAGACCATGCCCCCATGCTCATTCCTGCCTCTGTACACAAGATCTCCCTGCCTAAGCGGCCCCCGTCAATCTGTAGCTTCCTTCTTATTGCCCCTCACTCTAACCACTCATTCCTTTAGCTCTGGACCCTGATACGTAAATGTCACTAACTCTTTCCTAGGAGCGTGTCGTAGAACCTTCGACTTCTTGGCACTATATAGGGCCTCATACAGGGCCCCCAAGCAACAACTGGGAACGGAGGTCTATTCTAGGAGCCAGGACCGTGCACACAGCAGACCTGTGGCTGGTTCACAAAATGGGGTCTCAACTGTTTATCTGGAAGAGTCTCTAGGCATCATCCAGCAGTTCCCACAACTGGCTGTCAGAATCCCCTAGAAGAGGCGTATTAATAATGCAAACTTCCAGGCCCCAtctccagaaattctgattcaggaggtcagAGGGGAGGGCAGACATCTGCAACATAAATACGCAACCTGTTCCATCCCTCCACCTTCCCGGCCCCACCATCCAAAGAAGCTGGCAAATGCTGTGGGAACCACTCTTCCAGCTCTCCTttcaaaagaaaggagagagggagcttTGACCCACAGTGCTGATCCTGCTCGGGCCATACAGACATCAGTGGGAGACAAGACTAAAACCCCAGGTGCCTGGGTCCTCGTGTGTGGGCTCGGCCACTTCTCATGGCCTCCAGGGATCTCACAGCAGCCCTGGAATTGGTGGTTCTTACCTCTTACCTTCTCTCTTCCTATGTTAGAGTGGCAAGTCCCCTATAGCCTCTCTCAACACAACTCCCCATGTGACAGAGAGGCTTTGATGACAGGCCTAGGAGAACAGTTACTGTACTGCATAGCATCCACTAAACAAGCCCTCTCCGTCCCTTCAGAGATAAGGTATGGTATTCCACTGAAAACTTCACCAAGTAGCACTCATGGGTGACACCTCACAGGTAGACACAGAGCATCTGCCCTCAAGCTGGGAAGCCAACACCCGCTGCCCCTGAGCTTTCACAGCAGCACGGGCAAAGGTGCTTGTAGGCTACAGCTGGGACCTGGGAGCAGTGTCTGGGGTACGTCTGCACGTAAGCTTTCCCTGGGAAAAACCTGGACTCCCACTGGCTTCTCAGGCCGTTCCACACTGGGATGGCCGCAATTTTGTTTCGGTCCCTGCAACTCAAGTTTAAGTCCATAAATTAATTAAGGAAACTTCTTACTCTTATTTTTacttgtgggtgtgtgtgtgtgtgtgtgtgtgtgtgtgtgtgtgtgtatgagagagagagacagagagagagagagagaatatgaatgattgaatgaatatatgtgtgtgcttTGGATTACGCTCTGTTCAAAAGGCCTCTAGCTCTTACCTTCACTAGCCTTTTATTTCTGGTATGTGTTTTCTAAGTTCTGAAGTTTATTTAGGTATTCTCTAAGGTTCCTTCATCACAGAACCTGGGTAGTCTACTTAAGATTTAACCTTCGGTTACCTCTGCCAGTACAAGTCCCCAGCCACATGAGtatgtgttatttaaaaagcacatataAACAACAAGGAGTGTGGGAAGGGTCAAGACTCCAGACGCAAATCATTTCCAGGCATGGAAATCACCCTTAGTGCGCTGGGTTGGCTTCTTCTAAAAATGTGTTGATAACTGctggtggagtctttcagtttGGGATGCTAGTTTCTTTTACTTGAAAAGTGCTATTGTGTCCCAACATGTAATGAGCTACTCAGAAAAGAGACTGCTATATTAGTAAAGGCTACCAATTATCTTCCTGCAGATCTGTTGTTAAACAGCCAGCAGGCACTTTGCAGTTGGGCCTGGCCTGTCCCTGCACCCAACCCAAAGGTACCAGCTACCTACACGGAAAACAAGGGTAGGCACACCGCTCTCCCAACCTCAACAAGGTACTATACAGAATCAAGGGTAGCAGGGCCACTTCAACACAGCAAACTATTACTCCAAATCAGATTTGACAGCAAACTTTTATGATGCCTACATTTTCATGAAATCCAGATGCTTTGGCCAatataactctctctctctctatatatatatagcaatggtttttactttgaaaaagtatTCTAGTTAAAACAGTCAAGAAAATAGCAACTAGGAGAGTAACATTATACCCCAAAAAATGATCCTCTGGAATATGTTTTCAAAGTCCTGCCTGAACCAGAGGGGAACATGGGATGACCAAAGGTCAGgcatttttatttcatgcaaACTGTAGTTATACGGCGAAGGTTTCACCCAACTTGCTGTGTTAAGACCAAGTGACTACAGCCAAGTTAAACTTCTGCCCTTATATggtaaggaaaggggaaaaaaccacTGATGACATTAAGGGGCACTCCCATGGATAATAGATAAACACAACCTCCTCTATCTGTGCCAAGGCCTATAATTTATGAGGCATATTTGTATAATGAGGGAGAACGGACATGAACAGGGCATTGTAGTGCCCTTGCCTTGCCTACATATGAAGACAGAAATCATGAGCGTATATTCCAGTCATTGCCAGCCTGGGGTTGCCAATGTGAACACAAAGCGCACTCTTTTGAGTTTCCTGGTCTCAGAGCTATTTACCAACTTgaaagtgggagagggcaggggattTCTGTTAATTGGTTATTTCCcatgatttaataaaattactaGCTGAGAACCTATAGGATACATCTTTAAGTCTCGTTGTTTGCTGGATACCACccagaaaggaggaaagactgGCTCCTTCTTGCTACTCTTTCCTTTGGTaataacaaaaaacacacaaaaccctAGTGTGTCACAAGACCTAGAGTCAATCATTATATCAAGCAAAGTATCCTCATTCCAACATTTTGAAGGGCCCACACACCTTGGAAAAACAAACCAGTAGGAAATAAGGGATAACCAAGTTTTCCAAGGTAGTGCTAGCCTAAGAGGGGCAATTAACTACAGTACGTCTGAACTTTTCAGAATCAGAATTTAGGGCCAACTCTCCAGTCAAGTATTTCTTGCAGCGGCTCATGATTTTGTCACTAAACCTGTATCCTTGTGGCTAAGAGAAACTGACTGCTAGCTTAACTCACAGCTATGTCTGACAACTACCAAGAGACCACCTTAAATTAACTCCCTCTAAATTACAGTTGCAGAAGTTAGGAACAACTCTCAATCTGCAATGGTCTCTTCTGACTCAGTCCTCAAACTGCTATCTTAAAaggttctggggtgcctgggtggctcagtcaattaggcacccgact
This window harbors:
- the TPM1 gene encoding tropomyosin alpha-1 chain isoform X23 codes for the protein MAGSSSLEAVRRKIRSLQEQADAAEERAGSLQRELDYERKLRETAEADVASLNRRIQLVEEELDRAQERLATALQKLEEAEKAADESERGMKVIESRAQKDEEKMEIQEIQLKEAKHIAEDADRKYEEVARKLVIIESDLERAEERAELSESQVRQLEEQLRIMDQTLKALMAAEDKYSQKEDKYEEEIKVLSDKLKEAETRAEFAERSVTKLEKSIDDLEDELYAQKLKYKAISEELDHALNDMTSM
- the TPM1 gene encoding tropomyosin alpha-1 chain isoform X12; protein product: MDAIKKKMQMLKLDKENALDRAEQAEADKKAAEDRSKQLEDDIAAKEKLLRASEDERDRVLEELHKAEDSLLAADEAAAKAEADVASLNRRIQLVEEELDRAQERLATALQKLEEAEKAADESERGMKVIESRAQKDEEKMEIQEIQLKEAKHIAEDADRKYEEVARKLVIIESDLERAEERAELSESQVRQLEEQLRIMDQTLKALMAAEDKYSQKEDKYEEEIKVLSDKLKEAETRAEFAERSVTKLEKSIDDLEDELYAQKLKYKAISEELDHALNDMTSI
- the TPM1 gene encoding tropomyosin alpha-1 chain isoform X9, translating into MDAIKKKMQMLKLDKENALDRAEQAEADKKAAEDRSKQLEDELVSLQKKLKGTEDELDKYSEALKDAQEKLELAEKKATDAEADVASLNRRIQLVEEELDRAQERLATALQKLEEAEKAADESERGMKVIESRAQKDEEKMEIQEIQLKEAKHIAEDADRKYEEVARKLVIIESDLERAEERAELSESQVRQLEEQLRIMDQTLKALMAAEDKYSQKEDKYEEEIKVLSDKLKEAETRAEFAERSVTKLEKSIDDLEDELYAQKLKYKAISEELDHALNDMTSI
- the TPM1 gene encoding tropomyosin alpha-1 chain isoform X5 — translated: MDAIKKKMQMLKLDKENALDRAEQAEADKKAAEDRSKQLEDDIAAKEKLLRASEDERDRVLEELHKAEDSLLAADEAAAKAEADVASLNRRIQLVEEELDRAQERLATALQKLEEAEKAADESERGMKVIESRAQKDEEKMEIQEIQLKEAKHIAEDADRKYEEVARKLVIIESDLERAEERAELSESQVRQLEEQLRIMDQTLKALMAAEDKYSQKEDKYEEEIKVLSDKLKEAETRAEFAERSVTKLEKSIDDLEDKFLCFTSPETPSSSWLSHLSELCGLSVLHLTWLILLASCLRARHTAFHCTEAPHFSVK
- the TPM1 gene encoding tropomyosin alpha-1 chain isoform X16 translates to MDAIKKKMQMLKLDKENALDRAEQAEADKKAAEDRSKQLEDELVSLQKKLKGTEDELDKYSEALKDAQEKLELAEKKATDAEADVASLNRRIQLVEEELDRAQERLATALQKLEEAEKAADESERGMKVIESRAQKDEEKMEIQEIQLKEAKHIAEDADRKYEEVARKLVIIESDLERAEERAELSESQVRQLEEQLRIMDQTLKALMAAEDKYSQKEDKYEEEIKVLSDKLKEAETRAEFAERSVTKLEKSIDDLEDELYAQKLKYKAISEELDHALNDMTSM
- the TPM1 gene encoding tropomyosin alpha-1 chain isoform X19; protein product: MAGSSSLEAVRRKIRSLQEQADAAEERAGSLQRELDYERKLRETAEADVASLNRRIQLVEEELDRAQERLATALQKLEEAEKAADESERGMKVIESRAQKDEEKMEIQEIQLKEAKHIAEDADRKYEEVARKLVIIESDLERAEERAELSESQVRQLEEQLRIMDQTLKALMAAEDKYSQKEDKYEEEIKVLSDKLKEAETRAEFAERSVTKLEKSIDDLEDKFLCFTSPETPSSSWLSHLSELCGLSVLHLTWLILLASCLRARHTAFHCTEAPHFSVK
- the TPM1 gene encoding tropomyosin alpha-1 chain isoform X11 — encoded protein: MDAIKKKMQMLKLDKENALDRAEQAEADKKAAEDRSKQLEDELVSLQKKLKGTEDELDKYSEALKDAQEKLELAEKKATDAEADVASLNRRIQLVEEELDRAQERLATALQKLEEAEKAADESERGMKVIESRAQKDEEKMEIQEIQLKEAKHIAEDADRKYEEVARKLVIIESDLERAEERAELSESQVRQLEEQLRIMDQTLKALMAAEDKYSQKEDKYEEEIKVLSDKLKEAETRAEFAERSVTKLEKSIDDLEEKVAHAKEENLSMHQMLDQTLLELNNM
- the TPM1 gene encoding tropomyosin alpha-1 chain isoform X3, with amino-acid sequence MDAIKKKMQMLKLDKENALDRAEQAEADKKAAEDRSKQLEDDIAAKEKLLRASEDERDRVLEELHKAEDSLLAADEAAAKAEADVASLNRRIQLVEEELDRAQERLATALQKLEEAEKAADESERGMKVIESRAQKDEEKMEIQEIQLKEAKHIAEDADRKYEEVARKLVIIESDLERAEERAELSESKCAELEEELKTVTNNLKSLEAQAEKYSQKEDKYEEEIKVLSDKLKEAETRAEFAERSVTKLEKSIDDLEDKFLCFTSPETPSSSWLSHLSELCGLSVLHLTWLILLASCLRARHTAFHCTEAPHFSVK
- the TPM1 gene encoding tropomyosin alpha-1 chain isoform X15, which produces MDAIKKKMQMLKLDKENALDRAEQAEADKKAAEDRSKQLEDDIAAKEKLLRASEDERDRVLEELHKAEDSLLAADEAAAKAEADVASLNRRIQLVEEELDRAQERLATALQKLEEAEKAADESERGMKVIESRAQKDEEKMEIQEIQLKEAKHIAEDADRKYEEVARKLVIIESDLERAEERAELSESKCAELEEELKTVTNNLKSLEAQAEKYSQKEDKYEEEIKVLSDKLKEAETRAEFAERSVTKLEKSIDDLEDELYAQKLKYKAISEELDHALNDMTSM
- the TPM1 gene encoding tropomyosin alpha-1 chain isoform X21: MAGSSSLEAVRRKIRSLQEQADAAEERAGSLQRELDYERKLRETAEADVASLNRRIQLVEEELDRAQERLATALQKLEEAEKAADESERGMKVIESRAQKDEEKMEIQEIQLKEAKHIAEDADRKYEEVARKLVIIESDLERAEERAELSESKCAELEEELKTVTNNLKSLEAQAEKYSQKEDKYEEEIKVLSDKLKEAETRAEFAERSVTKLEKSIDDLEDELYAQKLKYKAISEELDHALNDMTSM
- the TPM1 gene encoding tropomyosin alpha-1 chain isoform X7 — translated: MDAIKKKMQMLKLDKENALDRAEQAEADKKAAEDRSKQLEDELVSLQKKLKGTEDELDKYSEALKDAQEKLELAEKKATDAEADVASLNRRIQLVEEELDRAQERLATALQKLEEAEKAADESERGMKVIESRAQKDEEKMEIQEIQLKEAKHIAEDADRKYEEVARKLVIIESDLERAEERAELSESKCAELEEELKTVTNNLKSLEAQAEKYSQKEDKYEEEIKVLSDKLKEAETRAEFAERSVTKLEKSIDDLEEKVAHAKEENLSMHQMLDQTLLELNNM